A window of Hypnocyclicus thermotrophus contains these coding sequences:
- a CDS encoding peptidylprolyl isomerase yields MNIKKILLFIIMIPLIACSSLSTKNENKNDIRAVIKTNKGDINLFLYPEAAPIAVTNFINLSINGFYNNLTFHRVIRGFMIQGGDPNADGTGGPGYSFEDEFVDWLDFYNSGMLAMANSGPNTNGSQFFITENPADRLNKVHTIFGEIVSTSDEKIVKTIEKGDKILSIEIKGDYSWLFEKYADRIAEWNKILEKNNFLKKERSENE; encoded by the coding sequence ATGAACATTAAAAAAATTTTACTTTTTATTATTATGATACCTTTAATAGCCTGCTCTTCATTATCTACTAAAAACGAAAATAAAAATGATATTAGAGCTGTTATAAAAACTAATAAAGGCGATATTAATTTGTTTTTATATCCAGAGGCAGCTCCAATTGCTGTAACTAATTTTATTAATTTATCAATTAATGGATTTTATAATAATTTAACTTTTCATAGAGTTATAAGAGGTTTTATGATTCAAGGTGGAGATCCTAATGCAGATGGTACTGGTGGCCCAGGATATTCATTTGAAGATGAATTTGTTGATTGGTTAGATTTTTATAATAGTGGTATGCTTGCTATGGCTAATTCTGGCCCTAATACAAATGGAAGTCAATTTTTTATTACTGAAAATCCAGCTGATAGATTAAATAAAGTACATACAATTTTTGGTGAAATTGTGAGTACTTCTGATGAAAAAATTGTAAAAACAATTGAAAAAGGCGATAAAATTCTTTCTATAGAAATAAAAGGTGATTATAGTTGGCTATTTGAAAAATATGCTGATAGAATTGCTGAATGGAATAAAATATTAGAAAAAAATAATTTTTTAAAAAAAGAAAGAAGTGAAAATGAATAA
- a CDS encoding histidinol-phosphatase translates to MKTNYHTHNFRCGHAIGDVDDYIKEAIKHNYNIIGISDHGPLPDYLFDRMTLKDFDDYIKAIDIAKLKYSIKIYKGLEIEYFPEFIKYYKSLKEKLDYLVLGPHYIIENNNLISSWEINTKSRLNLYTKQLLAAMNTNLFDFIAHPDLFTNANTTWDKDFEEASIKICKTAKELNIPLEINANGIRKGFKDTNLGPRYNYPRYEFWEIAKKYEVKVLINSDCHTPKELHDEAVEKAYEFANSLSLNIIYKFL, encoded by the coding sequence ATGAAAACAAATTATCATACTCATAATTTTAGATGTGGCCATGCTATTGGTGATGTAGATGATTACATAAAAGAAGCAATTAAACATAATTATAATATTATTGGAATATCTGATCATGGACCTTTACCTGACTACCTTTTTGATAGAATGACTTTAAAAGATTTTGATGATTATATAAAGGCTATAGATATTGCAAAATTAAAATATTCTATTAAAATATACAAAGGATTAGAAATAGAATATTTCCCTGAATTTATAAAATATTACAAATCTTTAAAAGAAAAACTTGATTATTTAGTACTTGGTCCACACTATATAATAGAAAACAATAATTTAATTTCTTCATGGGAAATTAATACAAAATCTAGGTTAAATCTTTATACTAAACAACTATTAGCAGCAATGAATACAAATTTATTTGATTTTATTGCACATCCTGATCTTTTTACAAACGCTAATACTACTTGGGATAAAGACTTTGAAGAAGCCTCTATTAAAATATGTAAAACCGCTAAAGAACTTAATATCCCTTTGGAAATAAATGCTAATGGTATAAGAAAAGGATTTAAGGATACTAATTTAGGCCCTCGATATAATTATCCACGATACGAATTTTGGGAAATAGCAAAAAAATATGAAGTAAAAGTTCTTATTAATTCAGATTGCCATACCCCTAAAGAACTACATGATGAAGCTGTAGAAAAAGCTTATGAATTCGCTAATTCTCTTTCTCTAAACATTATATATAAATTTCTATAA
- a CDS encoding formate/nitrite transporter family protein, whose translation MYENNITYSKVVKMGEKKSKSTLMNTFLFGVLGGIFIALGYIGYMSVVKNIIKIDKGIAGLLGAAVFPVGIMLCVGIGGELFTSNNLITLSFLNKKTNIKKLIKNWIIVWIGNFIGAIFIAIIAKLAGIYKSSDMYNIAVNMAHHKLELTFIEAVASGFFCNILVSLAVWLSLSSKSLISKIFALWFPVMLFVLSGYQHVVANMYVLSIAKLLDNSIQIQSIFLNNLFPVTIGNALSGGVFIPYIYFQIFNNKKEAIV comes from the coding sequence GTGTATGAAAATAATATTACTTATTCTAAAGTTGTAAAAATGGGTGAAAAAAAATCAAAAAGTACACTAATGAATACTTTTTTATTTGGTGTATTAGGAGGAATATTTATTGCTTTAGGATACATTGGGTATATGAGTGTAGTAAAAAATATTATTAAAATTGATAAAGGAATAGCAGGTCTTTTAGGAGCAGCAGTATTTCCAGTAGGGATAATGCTTTGTGTAGGAATAGGCGGAGAGTTATTTACAAGTAATAATCTTATTACATTGTCATTTTTAAATAAAAAAACAAATATAAAAAAATTAATAAAAAACTGGATAATTGTATGGATAGGAAATTTTATAGGAGCTATATTTATTGCAATTATTGCAAAGCTAGCAGGTATTTATAAAAGTAGCGATATGTACAATATTGCTGTAAACATGGCACACCATAAATTAGAATTAACGTTTATAGAAGCTGTAGCGAGTGGTTTTTTTTGTAATATTTTAGTATCTTTAGCTGTATGGCTTTCTCTTAGTTCTAAAAGTTTAATATCAAAAATTTTTGCACTATGGTTTCCTGTAATGCTTTTTGTTTTGTCAGGATATCAACATGTAGTTGCAAATATGTATGTACTTTCAATAGCAAAGCTATTAGACAATTCAATACAAATACAAAGCATATTTTTAAATAATTTATTTCCAGTAACTATTGGAAATGCTCTTTCGGGAGGGGTTTTTATACCATATATATATTTTCAAATATTTAATAATAAAAAAGAAGCTATAGTTTAA
- a CDS encoding helix-turn-helix domain-containing protein — MKYELLTPEEKLKRLRKRFGLKQHEITGDEITRNLISMIENGKAKLTKENGIKIVNTINGILKKRNINIFISPSELLESLDEQTDKIFIDYIEKFSSHSTEELVQEINSFTKHKKTFHSKFILYTKIADFYILNKQYYLAEKYCFEIIDYAIKNEDRSSLYFFIKKYVNLLLIQKKYNEIFYVFKLLESLRETNSFFIKYTILSTKLYIYYKLNDYNSILNIIDEIDDLIKNNKFNSNIHIFYLILFKYFKDDNNYTKYFSKSKNNKYFSIIKNIDDLSVEDKILYNKNSVTDFIYLYFLKSNNFSLNKISMKIKNLNFFYNKIDLIDHIIKNKTISNNNSKKFLAFLEKININESIKNNYMTIKL; from the coding sequence GTGAAATATGAATTACTTACACCCGAGGAAAAACTAAAAAGATTAAGAAAACGATTTGGATTAAAACAACACGAAATCACTGGTGATGAAATTACTAGAAATTTAATTTCAATGATTGAAAATGGAAAAGCAAAGTTAACAAAAGAAAATGGTATAAAAATTGTAAATACCATTAATGGAATTTTAAAAAAAAGAAATATTAATATTTTTATCTCGCCTAGTGAATTGTTAGAATCACTTGACGAGCAAACAGATAAAATCTTTATTGACTATATTGAAAAATTTTCCTCTCATTCTACTGAAGAACTTGTTCAAGAAATAAATTCTTTTACTAAACATAAAAAAACTTTTCATTCTAAATTTATTTTATATACTAAAATTGCTGATTTTTATATTCTAAACAAACAATATTATTTAGCTGAAAAATATTGTTTTGAAATTATTGATTATGCTATAAAAAATGAAGATAGATCTTCGTTATATTTTTTTATAAAAAAATATGTCAACTTACTTTTAATTCAAAAAAAATATAATGAAATTTTTTATGTTTTTAAACTACTAGAAAGTTTACGTGAAACAAATTCTTTTTTTATAAAATATACAATATTATCCACAAAATTATATATTTATTATAAATTAAATGACTATAATAGTATCCTAAATATTATCGATGAAATAGATGATTTAATAAAAAATAATAAATTTAATTCAAATATACATATTTTTTATCTAATTTTATTTAAGTATTTTAAAGACGATAATAATTATACAAAATATTTTTCAAAATCTAAAAACAATAAATATTTTTCTATAATAAAAAATATTGATGATTTATCTGTTGAAGATAAAATTTTATATAATAAAAATAGTGTTACCGATTTTATATACTTATATTTTTTAAAGTCAAACAATTTTTCATTAAATAAAATTTCAATGAAAATTAAAAACTTGAACTTTTTTTATAATAAAATTGATTTGATTGATCATATTATTAAAAACAAAACTATTTCCAACAATAATTCAAAAAAATTTTTAGCTTTCCTTGAAAAAATAAATATTAACGAATCAATCAAAAATAATTATATGACAATAAAGCTATAG
- the thpR gene encoding RNA 2',3'-cyclic phosphodiesterase, whose protein sequence is MRCFIALDVDENFKKECIKLQKELKKFGIKGSYVKANNFHLTLRFFRNAEEKIALEIIQNFEKILKEKKEFRISLREKLSMFIRKDGKSIVWLGIKENRDKVKNIAKELFDITNTYVLEDKDVKNFKPHFSLLRTKISTKEDEENIMKIIESFDLEITTKIKSISLYKSELTPNGPVYSKLYRIKLEKAE, encoded by the coding sequence ATGAGATGTTTTATTGCTTTAGATGTAGATGAAAATTTTAAAAAAGAGTGTATTAAACTTCAAAAAGAGCTTAAAAAATTTGGGATTAAAGGTAGCTATGTGAAAGCTAATAATTTTCATTTAACATTAAGATTTTTTAGAAATGCTGAAGAAAAAATAGCATTAGAAATTATTCAAAATTTTGAAAAAATTCTTAAAGAAAAAAAAGAATTTAGAATTTCATTAAGAGAAAAGTTATCAATGTTTATTAGAAAAGATGGAAAAAGTATTGTATGGCTAGGGATAAAAGAAAACAGAGATAAAGTAAAAAATATTGCTAAAGAATTATTTGACATAACTAATACTTATGTACTTGAAGATAAAGACGTAAAAAATTTTAAGCCACATTTTTCATTACTTAGAACAAAAATTTCTACAAAAGAAGATGAAGAAAATATTATGAAAATTATTGAATCTTTTGACTTAGAAATTACAACGAAAATAAAATCAATTTCGCTTTATAAAAGTGAACTTACACCAAATGGACCAGTTTATTCAAAACTTTATAGAATAAAATTAGAAAAAGCAGAATAA
- a CDS encoding LacI family DNA-binding transcriptional regulator → MSITIIDVAKKAGVSRTTVSNVLNHPKRCSNETKKKVLAAIKELNYTPNFAAKTLVNKTSKLIGIILPEYIDNNFLTGNPFYNTIIDGVNSKLTSLDNEYDIIINYLHSKKKKENIIEWVNMRNIDGLIVIGEISKNYIKKIEKSNIPCIFIDNYVDYPKNSITLNIDDKLGGYLATKHLIKKGYQKISFCSSNLKSSKVNSLRYKGYLEALNKYKIDIPIVLESKNIFFDAGVEIAKEILNNNIDAVVSVSDILAIGIVKEISKYKKIPNEFGIVGFDNINISNYYTPSLTTINQEIKHRGELALEYLIKLILNKKFNPNILITNINLIERESTLL, encoded by the coding sequence ATGTCTATAACAATAATTGATGTGGCAAAAAAAGCAGGCGTTTCTCGAACAACAGTTTCTAATGTGCTTAACCATCCTAAAAGATGTAGTAATGAAACTAAAAAAAAAGTGCTTGCAGCAATAAAAGAGCTTAATTATACTCCTAATTTTGCTGCAAAAACATTAGTAAATAAAACTTCTAAGCTTATTGGAATTATTTTACCTGAATACATTGATAATAATTTTCTTACGGGAAATCCGTTTTATAATACTATTATTGATGGTGTTAATTCTAAACTTACTTCATTAGATAACGAATATGATATTATAATAAATTATTTACACTCAAAAAAGAAAAAAGAAAATATTATCGAATGGGTTAATATGAGAAATATTGATGGATTAATTGTTATTGGAGAAATATCTAAAAATTATATAAAAAAAATAGAAAAAAGTAACATCCCCTGTATTTTTATTGACAACTATGTAGATTATCCAAAAAATAGCATTACTTTAAATATCGATGATAAATTAGGTGGCTATTTAGCAACAAAGCATCTTATAAAAAAAGGTTATCAAAAAATTTCATTTTGTAGTAGCAACCTAAAATCTAGTAAGGTAAATTCTCTAAGATATAAAGGCTATTTAGAGGCATTAAATAAATACAAGATAGACATTCCTATTGTTTTAGAAAGCAAAAATATTTTTTTTGATGCTGGAGTTGAAATAGCTAAAGAAATATTAAATAATAATATTGATGCAGTAGTATCAGTAAGTGATATTTTAGCTATTGGAATAGTAAAAGAAATAAGTAAATATAAAAAAATACCTAACGAATTTGGAATAGTAGGATTTGATAATATTAATATAAGCAATTATTACACTCCTTCATTAACTACTATAAATCAAGAAATTAAACATAGAGGAGAATTAGCTTTAGAATATTTAATCAAATTAATTTTAAATAAAAAATTTAATCCAAATATTCTCATAACAAATATAAATTTAATCGAAAGAGAATCAACTTTATTGTAA
- a CDS encoding glycoside hydrolase family 31 protein — translation MEKIIFKNEKNQLNILFYNENIVRFVYGDYIPKKNITDAVILEPTKIEFTKDKNKIYTKNFDIIINNNLTIKILNKQDEILLEDTKIEFKTHEKIKNKLENTESLDSVLSERDLEIINPIKVERKVTFEKGFYGLGEKYGFINLIDRDTYNWNTDVLGVTTMHNSAQRAYHTSIPFYIATDESKSYGIFYDTSYKTYFDFKKLSENVVYKADGGILDYYFIYGKNIKDVVQNYSNLTGTLKLPRKDFIGFQQCRWSYMNTKETLEIAKKFRKNNIPADVIYLDIDYMENYKVFTIDSENFKDFKNMAKELHKMGFKLVVIIDPGVKVEDSYKVYEEGIKNDYFIKDKNGEVYIGKVWPGDSSFPDFLRDKVRKWWGELHSNLIKIGVDGFWNDMNEIADMSNDTKTLPEDSYHIDDNGIKRYQKEVHNLYGHYEAISTYEGVKKLQNKRPFILTRAASAGTQRFSSLWTGDNSSVWEHLEGSIPMLLNLGLSGYSYVGSDIGGFIDDTNKELLIRWTQLGIFYPLCRNHSVINSRYQEPFAFDNETTEIIKKYIKLRYKFIDYLYNLFRESSIKGNPILRPLFYHYQEDIETHNINDEFLFGENILVAPIIRPKQNRRLVYLPNGKWINYFTKEEFEGNNYYIMKANLNELLLFVKKGSILIENSEMNYIFENNDKITIHIYADENNLSKEFYFDDGISFEYKNEKYSIIKVEKIDNSVKISKIIDNYILPKFDLIIHKKNDIIKFENIQFDNIYNI, via the coding sequence ATTTTGATATTATTATAAACAATAATTTAACTATTAAAATTTTAAATAAACAAGATGAAATTTTATTAGAAGATACAAAAATAGAATTTAAAACACATGAAAAAATAAAAAATAAACTTGAAAATACAGAATCTTTAGATAGTGTATTAAGCGAAAGAGATTTAGAAATAATTAATCCTATAAAGGTTGAGAGAAAGGTTACTTTTGAAAAAGGTTTTTATGGATTAGGAGAAAAATATGGTTTTATTAATTTAATAGATAGGGATACATACAACTGGAATACAGATGTTTTAGGAGTTACTACTATGCATAATTCTGCTCAAAGAGCTTATCATACATCTATACCATTTTATATCGCTACTGATGAAAGCAAAAGTTATGGGATATTTTATGATACTTCATATAAAACATATTTTGATTTTAAAAAATTATCCGAAAATGTAGTTTATAAAGCTGATGGTGGAATCCTAGATTATTATTTTATTTATGGAAAAAATATTAAAGATGTTGTTCAAAATTATTCCAATTTAACAGGAACTTTAAAATTACCTAGAAAAGACTTTATAGGTTTTCAACAATGTAGATGGAGTTATATGAATACAAAAGAAACTCTTGAAATAGCCAAAAAATTTAGAAAAAATAATATCCCAGCAGATGTTATATATTTAGATATTGATTATATGGAAAATTATAAAGTTTTTACTATTGATTCAGAAAATTTTAAAGATTTTAAAAATATGGCTAAAGAACTTCATAAAATGGGATTTAAATTAGTTGTAATTATTGATCCTGGTGTAAAAGTAGAAGATAGTTATAAAGTATATGAAGAAGGAATTAAAAATGATTATTTTATAAAAGACAAAAATGGTGAAGTATATATAGGTAAAGTATGGCCTGGTGATAGTAGTTTTCCTGATTTTTTAAGAGATAAAGTAAGAAAATGGTGGGGAGAATTACATAGCAATTTAATAAAAATTGGAGTAGATGGATTTTGGAATGATATGAATGAAATAGCAGATATGTCTAATGATACTAAAACATTACCAGAAGATTCATATCATATTGACGATAATGGTATTAAAAGATATCAAAAAGAAGTACACAATTTATACGGTCATTATGAAGCAATTTCTACATATGAAGGAGTTAAAAAGCTTCAAAATAAAAGACCATTTATATTAACACGAGCAGCTTCAGCTGGAACTCAAAGATTTTCTTCATTATGGACAGGTGATAATTCATCTGTATGGGAGCATTTAGAAGGAAGTATACCTATGCTTCTAAATTTAGGACTTAGTGGCTATAGTTATGTTGGATCCGATATTGGTGGTTTTATAGATGATACAAATAAAGAATTACTTATTCGATGGACACAACTTGGTATTTTTTATCCTCTTTGTAGAAATCATAGTGTTATAAATTCTAGATATCAAGAACCATTTGCATTTGATAATGAAACTACTGAAATTATAAAAAAATACATAAAATTAAGATATAAATTTATTGATTATTTATATAATTTATTTAGAGAAAGTAGTATAAAAGGTAATCCAATACTCAGACCATTATTTTATCACTATCAAGAAGATATTGAAACACACAATATAAATGATGAATTTTTATTCGGTGAAAATATTTTAGTAGCTCCAATAATTAGACCAAAACAAAATAGAAGATTAGTTTATTTACCAAATGGGAAATGGATAAACTATTTTACAAAAGAAGAGTTTGAAGGAAATAATTATTATATAATGAAAGCTAATTTAAATGAATTATTATTATTTGTAAAAAAAGGTTCTATTTTAATTGAAAATAGTGAAATGAATTATATTTTTGAAAATAATGATAAAATAACGATTCATATTTATGCAGATGAAAATAATTTGAGTAAAGAGTTTTATTTTGATGATGGAATAAGTTTTGAGTATAAAAATGAAAAATATTCTATAATAAAGGTAGAAAAAATAGATAATTCAGTAAAAATAAGTAAAATAATTGATAATTATATATTACCTAAATTTGATTTAATAATACATAAAAAAAATGATATCATTAAATTTGAAAATATTCAATTTGATAATATTTATAATATATAG